Proteins encoded by one window of Candidatus Poribacteria bacterium:
- the bamA gene encoding outer membrane protein assembly factor BamA → MNASKNILILISLIVGLAAITAFAEEATETTNTVFGPQAATAEQQDKLEADKDTTASATKPPADAMLLVKKISFAGVKTSSEDMLRTLIQTQVGSEVSEELLTQDLKSLYKDTGFFSEINVDVEPVEGGGLEVIYKVVESPKISGINIIGNENLSIGKLKDEITLRPSEIYSDRRRWESERALEKLYHEKGYYLVGIQTHLGDRDDEANTVQVTFEINEGPRVRIEEINFIGSTKVSDNTLRKKLKTRIGKPFDQILFEEEDLSLNLRNYYQDRGFAQVKVHGYEKRFTEDKTGLMLDITVDEGPEFIIGTYTIEVDGGAKTLFSEKKIRSMLDPAEGEIFNRGTFDESIAKLQQAYLDKGYLLSEVLPSPVFNEVDGVVDITLSINEGDVIIIDKVTITGLEKTKEHVVKRELDFLKIKSDELLDVKALRKARQRLFQMGSFIRAVDFVPSDTSEENRKELRVNIAETPRTGMLSLGGGYGSEGGIFGVAEVGQNNFRGRAYRVHVKGELGTRDHHTAELSFGTPWILGTPTRLNARIYNNRRFRRYYGTVGALYNRQLGSNSIYDRYIWARRGASLTLGRPIAHDIDLSVRFRNESVQSYNLDEKLYDRSTRSILFALGRDTRDYRTSLFDPTAGSFHTLSYEYSGGFLGADNKFQKYYADTSWFYSPWWNHVIATHARAGYMRSKSTDAYYLFYERFFLGGVDSIRGYEDWEIYPDPDESGIPNPYGGDKVFFANLEYRVPISQQLTGALFFDIGQVWDESVTNPFTQINLKRGLGLEARFTMLGMLVRLGWGYGLDRVTGEPAGKFHFTVGPGF, encoded by the coding sequence ATGAATGCATCAAAAAACATTCTGATTCTGATAAGCCTAATCGTCGGACTTGCGGCGATCACCGCTTTTGCGGAAGAAGCGACAGAAACGACAAATACAGTGTTCGGTCCCCAAGCCGCAACCGCCGAGCAACAGGACAAATTAGAAGCCGACAAGGACACCACAGCAAGTGCCACCAAACCACCTGCTGACGCGATGCTCCTCGTCAAGAAAATTTCTTTTGCAGGCGTGAAAACGAGTTCCGAAGATATGCTGCGTACCCTTATCCAGACGCAGGTCGGCTCCGAAGTATCCGAAGAACTCCTTACGCAAGACCTGAAAAGTCTTTATAAAGACACGGGTTTCTTCTCCGAAATTAACGTAGACGTGGAACCCGTCGAAGGCGGTGGATTAGAAGTTATCTATAAAGTCGTCGAAAGTCCAAAGATTTCCGGGATTAACATTATCGGAAACGAAAACTTGAGCATCGGCAAACTCAAAGATGAGATTACGCTCCGCCCTTCAGAAATTTATAGTGACCGGCGACGATGGGAAAGCGAACGAGCACTTGAGAAACTTTATCATGAAAAAGGGTATTATCTCGTCGGTATCCAAACCCATCTCGGAGATAGAGACGATGAAGCTAATACTGTTCAGGTCACTTTTGAGATAAACGAAGGACCGAGGGTGCGGATCGAGGAGATCAACTTTATTGGAAGTACAAAAGTCTCCGACAACACACTACGGAAAAAACTCAAAACCCGTATTGGTAAGCCTTTCGATCAGATACTCTTTGAAGAAGAGGACTTATCTCTCAATCTCCGAAATTATTATCAGGATCGCGGGTTCGCACAGGTAAAGGTCCACGGCTATGAAAAACGATTCACAGAAGACAAGACCGGTTTAATGCTTGACATCACCGTTGATGAAGGACCCGAATTTATTATAGGCACTTACACAATTGAAGTAGATGGCGGCGCGAAAACCCTCTTCTCGGAAAAAAAGATACGAAGCATGCTCGACCCTGCAGAAGGTGAGATTTTCAACCGCGGTACCTTCGACGAATCAATCGCGAAATTACAGCAGGCTTACCTCGATAAAGGTTACCTACTTTCGGAAGTCCTACCCAGCCCCGTCTTCAATGAAGTAGATGGTGTCGTTGACATCACCTTGAGCATTAACGAAGGAGATGTCATAATTATTGATAAGGTAACCATTACCGGATTAGAAAAAACGAAAGAACACGTTGTCAAACGCGAACTGGATTTCCTGAAAATCAAGTCTGATGAGTTATTAGATGTGAAAGCACTCCGCAAAGCGCGGCAACGTTTGTTCCAGATGGGGTCTTTTATCCGTGCCGTCGATTTTGTCCCGAGTGATACATCCGAAGAAAACCGAAAAGAGTTAAGAGTTAACATCGCGGAAACACCCCGAACGGGAATGTTGAGTCTCGGTGGTGGCTACGGCAGTGAAGGCGGAATCTTCGGTGTTGCAGAGGTTGGACAAAACAATTTCCGCGGGCGCGCTTATCGGGTACACGTAAAGGGCGAATTAGGCACCCGTGACCATCACACAGCCGAACTCAGTTTTGGAACCCCCTGGATTTTGGGGACACCAACTCGGCTTAACGCCAGAATCTACAACAACCGCCGCTTCCGCCGCTACTACGGAACGGTGGGTGCGCTCTATAATCGTCAGTTGGGAAGCAATTCCATATATGATCGGTACATTTGGGCAAGACGCGGCGCATCGCTAACACTCGGACGACCAATCGCACACGACATCGATCTGTCCGTGCGCTTTCGGAACGAAAGTGTGCAGTCATACAACCTTGATGAAAAACTATACGACCGCTCCACGCGAAGTATCCTATTTGCCCTTGGAAGGGATACCCGCGACTATCGCACCTCCCTATTTGATCCAACGGCAGGTTCATTTCACACACTCTCTTATGAATACTCTGGCGGTTTCTTGGGAGCGGATAACAAATTCCAAAAATACTACGCGGACACCAGTTGGTTCTATAGCCCTTGGTGGAACCATGTCATTGCCACACATGCCCGCGCCGGTTACATGCGAAGTAAAAGCACCGATGCCTATTACCTATTCTATGAACGCTTTTTCCTCGGCGGTGTAGATAGCATTCGTGGCTACGAAGATTGGGAAATCTACCCCGATCCTGATGAATCGGGTATTCCTAATCCTTATGGTGGTGACAAGGTATTCTTCGCCAACTTGGAATATCGAGTTCCCATCTCTCAGCAGCTTACAGGAGCTCTGTTTTTCGACATAGGGCAGGTGTGGGATGAAAGTGTTACAAACCCCTTTACCCAAATCAATTTGAAACGAGGACTCGGTCTTGAAGCCCGGTTTACCATGCTCGGTATGTTAGTTCGGTTGGGTTGGGGATATGGGTTGGACCGCGTTACCGGTGAACCCGCTGGTAAATTCCACTTCACAGTTGGACCCGGATTCTAA
- a CDS encoding OmpH family outer membrane protein produces the protein MKPFRLGAYQVRLTILIIGLTAFCFSTGSIGQQAFKIGVVNTQQVLEGSAKAKDATQLLQAASERLKAKLQQLGDEIRTLQEKKAKTELFVERAQTADLDNEILLKQQEYQREVEVGQQALLEKEQELMEPIYNGLQELIIQVGEAENYDIILEKRLITLYVKKDYDLTQQLIGLMNEDDKKDKNEE, from the coding sequence ATGAAACCATTTCGGTTGGGTGCTTACCAAGTACGCCTAACAATATTAATTATCGGTCTCACAGCCTTCTGTTTTAGTACTGGAAGCATCGGGCAGCAAGCCTTCAAAATCGGTGTCGTGAACACACAACAAGTCTTAGAAGGATCTGCAAAAGCGAAGGACGCAACTCAACTGCTCCAAGCGGCAAGTGAACGGCTGAAAGCGAAGTTACAGCAGCTGGGAGACGAAATCAGGACGCTACAAGAGAAGAAGGCAAAAACCGAGCTCTTCGTCGAAAGAGCACAGACCGCGGATTTGGACAACGAAATTCTCCTCAAACAACAGGAATACCAACGTGAGGTCGAGGTCGGTCAACAAGCACTGCTTGAAAAAGAGCAAGAGTTGATGGAACCGATTTACAACGGTCTTCAAGAACTCATTATCCAAGTTGGTGAAGCCGAAAACTACGACATCATCCTTGAAAAACGGCTCATCACGCTTTATGTGAAAAAGGACTACGATTTGACGCAGCAGTTAATCGGCTTGATGAATGAAGACGACAAGAAGGACAAAAACGAGGAATAG